In a single window of the Sphingosinicella microcystinivorans genome:
- a CDS encoding PilZ domain-containing protein produces the protein MSIEDTQAEGKTARLAGRRQVVFKGEVRLIDRQFGCIVRDISTSGARIACKQMLPKGTALHLFLPKFGTFPCLVAWADQGLMGLVFVDGDSGGLQRLGDKARMLGLLDAKPDQPGHAAAASA, from the coding sequence ATGAGCATCGAAGACACCCAGGCTGAAGGCAAGACGGCGCGCCTCGCGGGCCGCCGTCAGGTCGTATTCAAGGGCGAGGTTCGCCTGATCGACCGGCAGTTCGGGTGCATCGTGCGCGACATATCGACGAGCGGCGCGCGCATCGCCTGCAAGCAGATGCTGCCGAAAGGCACCGCGCTCCACCTGTTCCTGCCGAAGTTCGGCACGTTTCCGTGCCTCGTCGCGTGGGCGGACCAGGGGCTGATGGGCCTCGTCTTCGTCGACGGCGACTCGGGCGGGCTGCAGCGGCTTGGCGACAAGGCGCGTATGCTCGGGCTGCTCGATGCCAAGCCGGATCAGCCGGGACACGCCGCCGCCGCCAGCGCCTGA
- the dnaQ gene encoding DNA polymerase III subunit epsilon, which produces MREVIFDTETTGLDPSDGHRICEIGCVELVNRIETGRTFHAYINPCRPMPAEAETVHGLSDAFLADKPTFAAIAAEFVAFVGDARLIAHNAEFDRRFVNWELRNTGHDQIPIERVGDTLVMARKKFPGAKHSLDALCTRFSIDLTARDKHGALLDAQLLARVYVELMGGRQIGLSLGQASAREETVAVRVERRYVAPRPHAATPEELARHAAFLKLLKTPLWEQTGTD; this is translated from the coding sequence ATGCGTGAGGTCATCTTCGACACCGAGACCACGGGTCTCGACCCGTCGGACGGGCATCGCATCTGCGAGATCGGCTGCGTCGAACTCGTCAACCGCATCGAGACGGGGCGCACGTTCCACGCGTACATAAACCCGTGCCGCCCGATGCCCGCCGAGGCCGAGACGGTGCACGGGCTTTCCGACGCGTTCCTTGCCGACAAGCCGACGTTCGCGGCGATCGCGGCCGAGTTCGTGGCCTTCGTGGGCGACGCGCGGCTCATCGCGCACAACGCCGAGTTCGACCGCCGCTTCGTGAACTGGGAGCTCCGCAACACGGGGCACGACCAGATCCCGATCGAGCGCGTGGGCGACACGCTCGTCATGGCGCGCAAGAAATTCCCCGGCGCCAAGCATTCGCTCGACGCGCTGTGCACCCGGTTCAGCATAGATCTCACCGCGCGCGACAAGCACGGCGCGCTGCTCGACGCGCAGCTTCTGGCGCGCGTTTACGTGGAGCTGATGGGCGGCCGGCAGATCGGCCTGTCGCTCGGCCAGGCGTCGGCGCGCGAGGAAACGGTTGCGGTCCGCGTCGAACGCCGCTACGTGGCGCCCCGCCCGCACGCCGCGACGCCTGAGGAGTTGGCGCGGCACGCTGCCTTCCTCAAGCTCTTGAAGACTCCGCTCTGGGAGCAGACGGGCACGGATTGA
- a CDS encoding SCO family protein, with translation MKQPRRLPFLRIALLLAAAVALVAAFIWLAAPKPAAQGVEAPPLAGAPIGGDFALTDQDGGRVTNDSLKGRYRLVYFGYSFCPDVCPVDVQRMAQGLQRFEAANPAAAARVQPVFVTVDPARDTPAVLKDFVAAFHPRLVGLTGTEAEVDTAKRAYRVYAAKGEGTDAENYLMDHSAFIYLMDPDGKPMLYFERGDDAAAIAAGLAKWVR, from the coding sequence ATGAAACAACCGCGTCGCCTTCCCTTCCTTCGCATCGCGCTGCTGCTCGCGGCCGCCGTCGCGCTCGTGGCGGCCTTCATCTGGCTCGCCGCGCCGAAGCCCGCGGCGCAGGGCGTGGAAGCGCCGCCGCTGGCGGGCGCGCCGATCGGCGGCGACTTCGCGCTCACCGACCAGGACGGGGGCCGCGTCACCAACGACAGCCTGAAGGGCCGCTACCGCCTCGTCTATTTCGGCTACAGCTTCTGCCCGGACGTGTGCCCGGTGGACGTGCAGCGCATGGCGCAGGGCCTGCAACGCTTCGAGGCCGCGAACCCCGCCGCCGCGGCGCGCGTGCAGCCGGTGTTCGTCACCGTCGATCCGGCGCGCGACACGCCCGCCGTGCTCAAGGACTTCGTGGCGGCGTTCCACCCGCGCCTCGTCGGCCTCACCGGGACCGAGGCCGAGGTCGACACGGCGAAGCGCGCCTACCGCGTCTATGCCGCGAAGGGCGAGGGCACGGACGCGGAGAACTACCTGATGGATCACAGCGCGTTCATCTACCTGATGGACCCGGACGGGAAACCGATGCTGTATTTCGAGCGCGGCGACGATGCGGCGGCGATCGCCGCGGGCCTTGCGAAATGGGTGCGCTGA
- a CDS encoding YcgN family cysteine cluster protein, with protein sequence MGALTPPFWETKRLEDMSRTEWEALCDGCGKCCLHKLEDEETGELVATNVACRLLDRRTGRCSDYRNRRAHIPDCVRLTPAKVRSIDWLPSTCAYRLLDLGEPLPDWHPLITGDPESVKRAGESVSGWTVSEDEAGPLEHHMLDRAL encoded by the coding sequence ATGGGTGCGCTGACGCCGCCCTTCTGGGAAACGAAGCGGCTCGAGGACATGTCGCGCACGGAGTGGGAAGCGCTCTGCGACGGCTGCGGCAAGTGCTGCCTGCACAAGCTGGAGGACGAGGAGACCGGCGAGCTCGTCGCCACCAACGTCGCCTGCCGCCTGCTCGACCGGCGCACCGGCCGCTGCTCCGACTATCGCAACCGCCGCGCGCACATCCCGGACTGCGTGCGGCTGACCCCCGCGAAGGTGCGCAGCATCGACTGGCTTCCCTCCACCTGCGCCTACCGCCTGCTGGACCTCGGCGAGCCGCTGCCCGACTGGCACCCGCTCATCACCGGAGACCCGGAAAGCGTGAAGCGCGCCGGCGAGTCGGTGAGCGGATGGACGGTTTCGGAGGACGAGGCGGGTCCCCTCGAACATCACATGCTGGACCGTGCGCTATGA
- a CDS encoding cell wall hydrolase yields the protein MSRSIRGIGLVASCAAMIAMVWPSAAPVAGDVIVSNLKPASIALDVPMAAPQGLPFSPIRIQNELDVDQTPRVSPIAAAHEAEAASAPSSAPALDLAALVGDVADMHRSELDGDMRCLASAIYFEARGESLEGQLAVAQVILNRAAHDRWPDDICGVVYQSGQFSFTFDGKPDVPAVKGPAWRRAEAIAIIAAAQGWQDVTDKATFFHATYVKPGWRRVKEETRRIGGHVFYR from the coding sequence ATGTCTAGATCCATACGGGGCATCGGCCTCGTCGCGTCGTGCGCGGCGATGATCGCGATGGTGTGGCCGAGCGCGGCCCCGGTGGCGGGCGACGTCATCGTCTCCAACCTGAAGCCGGCCTCGATCGCGCTCGACGTGCCGATGGCCGCGCCGCAGGGCCTGCCCTTCTCGCCGATCCGCATCCAAAACGAACTGGATGTCGACCAGACGCCGCGCGTCAGCCCGATCGCCGCCGCGCACGAGGCCGAAGCGGCATCCGCACCGTCATCCGCACCGGCGCTCGATCTCGCCGCGCTTGTCGGCGATGTTGCCGACATGCACCGCAGCGAACTCGACGGCGACATGCGCTGCCTCGCCAGCGCGATCTATTTCGAGGCGCGCGGCGAATCGCTCGAAGGCCAGCTTGCCGTCGCGCAGGTCATCCTCAACCGCGCGGCGCACGACCGCTGGCCCGACGACATCTGCGGCGTCGTCTACCAGAGCGGGCAGTTCTCCTTCACCTTCGACGGCAAGCCCGACGTTCCCGCCGTGAAGGGCCCGGCGTGGAGGCGCGCCGAGGCCATCGCGATCATCGCCGCGGCGCAGGGCTGGCAGGACGTGACCGACAAGGCGACCTTCTTCCACGCCACCTACGTGAAGCCGGGCTGGCGCCGCGTGAAGGAAGAGACCCGTCGCATCGGCGGGCACGTCTTCTACCGCTAG
- a CDS encoding M48 family metallopeptidase, whose amino-acid sequence MSLAFLRRTLSRQPALPDVVEVDGRTVPLRVRVSPRARRMTLRADAALGCIGLTLPHGVSHRRAAAFLESQRPWIAACTRKWPSPQPFEPGACIPYGDTALRIEWRADLPRTARLEDGVLYVGGPAEMIPRRVETWLRREALRLLAEDCAALAAAIGRPPPPIRLGDTTGRWGSCSSRGALAFSWRLVMAPEFVRHAVAAHEVAHIVHHNHGPEFHALCSRLSGATARKATRWLAAHGAALHWIGRR is encoded by the coding sequence ATGAGCCTCGCGTTCCTGCGGCGCACCCTGTCGCGGCAGCCGGCGCTGCCCGACGTGGTCGAGGTCGACGGCCGCACCGTGCCGCTTCGGGTCCGCGTCAGCCCGCGCGCCCGGCGCATGACGCTTCGCGCCGACGCCGCGCTCGGCTGCATCGGCCTCACCCTGCCGCACGGCGTCTCGCACCGCCGCGCCGCCGCGTTCCTCGAAAGCCAGAGGCCGTGGATCGCGGCGTGCACGCGGAAATGGCCGTCGCCGCAGCCGTTCGAACCCGGCGCCTGCATTCCTTACGGCGACACTGCGCTCAGGATCGAATGGCGGGCCGACCTACCGCGCACGGCGCGGCTGGAGGACGGCGTGCTCTACGTCGGCGGACCGGCGGAGATGATCCCGCGCCGGGTCGAGACCTGGCTGCGGCGCGAGGCGCTGCGCCTGCTCGCCGAGGATTGCGCCGCGCTTGCCGCCGCCATCGGGCGTCCGCCGCCGCCGATCCGGCTCGGCGACACCACCGGCCGCTGGGGCAGTTGCAGCAGCCGCGGCGCGCTCGCCTTCAGCTGGCGGCTGGTGATGGCGCCGGAGTTCGTGCGCCACGCCGTCGCCGCGCACGAGGTGGCGCACATCGTCCACCACAACCACGGGCCGGAGTTCCATGCGCTGTGCAGCCGCCTGTCGGGCGCCACCGCGCGCAAGGCGACGCGCTGGCTCGCCGCGCACGGCGCCGCGCTACATTGGATCGGGCGTCGCTGA
- a CDS encoding shikimate dehydrogenase family protein — translation MSLPYAEVIGDPISHSKSPLIHKFWLDRLGIAADYRRAHVKAEGLAAYIESRRSDPDWRGCNVTIPHKIAVMDHVADPGGVRASIGAMNTIARGEDGALFGTNTDAGGFFAPIAGLDLEGRPVAVVGAGGAARAVLFALSKANVGPVTVLNRSPLKAMGLLAAFGLEGSAKPLDAPLPEAALLVNASALGMTGQPPLDLDLSPLAEDAVVYDIVYSPLETGLLKAAAARGLETVDGLEMLIGQAAIAFSLFFGTAPPEGCEDELKALLAR, via the coding sequence ATGAGCCTGCCCTACGCGGAGGTGATCGGGGATCCGATCAGCCATTCCAAGTCTCCCCTCATCCACAAATTCTGGCTGGACCGGCTCGGCATCGCCGCCGACTACCGCCGCGCCCACGTGAAGGCGGAAGGCCTTGCCGCCTATATCGAAAGCCGCCGCAGCGATCCCGACTGGCGCGGCTGCAACGTCACGATTCCGCACAAGATCGCAGTGATGGACCATGTCGCCGACCCAGGCGGCGTCCGCGCGAGCATCGGCGCGATGAACACGATCGCGCGCGGCGAGGACGGCGCGCTGTTCGGCACCAACACTGATGCGGGCGGCTTCTTCGCCCCGATTGCGGGGCTCGACCTCGAAGGCCGGCCGGTGGCCGTGGTGGGCGCGGGCGGCGCGGCACGCGCCGTTCTGTTCGCCCTGTCGAAGGCGAATGTCGGCCCGGTGACGGTGCTGAACCGCAGCCCGCTGAAGGCGATGGGCCTCCTCGCCGCGTTCGGCCTCGAGGGATCGGCGAAGCCGCTCGATGCGCCGCTTCCCGAGGCGGCGCTGCTGGTGAACGCGAGCGCGCTCGGCATGACCGGACAGCCGCCGCTCGACCTCGACCTCTCGCCGCTTGCCGAGGACGCCGTCGTCTACGACATCGTCTACAGCCCGCTCGAAACGGGCCTTTTGAAAGCGGCGGCGGCGCGCGGCCTCGAAACTGTCGATGGGCTCGAAATGCTGATCGGCCAGGCCGCGATCGCCTTCTCGCTGTTCTTCGGCACCGCCCCGCCCGAAGGCTGCGAGGACGAACTGAAGGCGCTGCTCGCGCGATGA
- a CDS encoding Maf family protein — protein sequence MTSLVLASTSASRQAMLTAAAVPFEALPPMVDEAELKRGLAAEGADARRIADALAEAKAVKVSRRLPGALVLGSDSVVALDDGTLIDKAPDRQTLAAQLRMLRGRAHRLVSAAVIAENGTAVWRFVGVARLTMRDFSDAFLDAYLDACGDVLLGSVGGYHIEGRGAQLFARIDGDQFTIRGLPLLAVLDYLRTRSVMPT from the coding sequence ATGACGTCACTCGTTCTTGCGTCGACGAGCGCCTCGCGGCAGGCGATGCTGACCGCGGCGGCAGTGCCCTTCGAGGCCTTGCCGCCGATGGTCGACGAGGCCGAGCTGAAGCGCGGGCTCGCCGCCGAAGGCGCGGACGCGCGGCGGATCGCGGACGCGCTCGCCGAGGCGAAGGCGGTGAAGGTGTCGCGGAGGCTGCCGGGCGCGCTAGTGCTCGGCAGCGACTCCGTGGTGGCGCTCGACGACGGCACGCTGATCGACAAGGCGCCCGACCGGCAAACGCTCGCCGCCCAGCTCCGGATGCTGCGCGGCCGCGCGCACCGGCTGGTGTCGGCCGCGGTGATCGCGGAGAACGGAACGGCCGTCTGGCGTTTCGTCGGTGTCGCGAGGCTCACCATGCGCGACTTTTCGGATGCGTTCCTCGACGCCTATCTCGACGCCTGCGGCGATGTGCTGCTCGGCTCGGTCGGCGGCTATCATATCGAGGGGCGCGGCGCGCAGCTCTTCGCGCGCATCGACGGCGACCAGTTCACGATCCGCGGCCTGCCGCTTCTGGCCGTGCTCGATTACCTGAGGACCCGCAGCGTGATGCCGACATGA
- a CDS encoding ActR/PrrA/RegA family redox response regulator transcription factor, which produces MTPDTTTGETRTDETETGAPRAAADRTLLLVDDDNAFRQRLGLTLERRGYTVAAASGIAEARGIAAELKPAYAVLDMRLADGNGLDLVGELRALRPGIRIVMLTGYGNLATAVAAVKAGAVDYLPKPADPDDILNALLAPGEAKPAPPDEPMSADRVKWEHIQRVYELCDRNVSETARRLKMHRRTLQRILSKRSPR; this is translated from the coding sequence ATGACCCCCGATACCACAACCGGCGAAACCCGGACCGACGAAACCGAAACCGGCGCGCCGCGCGCCGCCGCAGACCGCACGCTGCTGCTCGTGGACGACGACAACGCCTTTCGCCAGCGGCTCGGCCTGACGCTCGAACGCCGCGGCTACACGGTCGCGGCCGCCTCCGGCATCGCCGAGGCGCGCGGCATCGCCGCCGAGCTGAAACCGGCCTACGCCGTGCTCGACATGCGGCTCGCCGACGGCAACGGGCTCGACCTCGTCGGCGAGCTGCGCGCGCTGCGGCCGGGCATCCGCATCGTGATGCTCACCGGCTACGGCAACCTCGCCACCGCCGTCGCGGCGGTGAAGGCCGGCGCGGTCGACTACCTGCCGAAGCCCGCCGATCCCGACGACATACTGAACGCGCTGCTCGCCCCCGGCGAGGCGAAGCCCGCGCCGCCCGACGAGCCGATGTCCGCCGACCGCGTGAAATGGGAGCACATCCAGCGCGTCTACGAACTTTGCGACCGCAACGTCTCCGAAACCGCGCGGCGTCTGAAGATGCACCGGCGGACGCTGCAACGCATCCTCTCCAAGCGCTCGCCGCGTTAG
- a CDS encoding ActS/PrrB/RegB family redox-sensitive histidine kinase, whose protein sequence is MPQPQSLPQAPLQQAPLPTALGTAGVRVRTLVTIRWMAIAGQSIAFLVVHLLLGFQVPLAAAGAAILASAVLNIGLSTLYAPTARLVGVEALLHLAFDLLQLGVLLYLTGGLANPFSVLLVVPVTISATLLSARATVALILIATAILGVLWKWSLPLPWAGPPPALPPIYVLASLVALGFTVVFLAIYVLRVSLDARRWQQALVITQAVLERETKMSALGALAAASAHELGGPLGTISLVARDLAETLEGDPDFGEDVALLDREARRCREIMADLARRAEVDAPFPHVPLRVLLHEVAQPFEASGKRVHVEAPATVVARTPELLHGLLNLVDNAVRHAAHDVRITATTDDDSVALEIADDGAGFPPELLPQLGEPYLGPSRSARGGTGLGIFIATTLIERTGGRVAFRNAAGGGAVVEIVWPIAYIAAGTEGQA, encoded by the coding sequence GTGCCGCAGCCGCAATCGCTTCCGCAGGCGCCGCTCCAGCAGGCCCCGCTGCCGACGGCGCTCGGCACGGCGGGCGTCCGCGTCCGCACGCTCGTCACCATCCGCTGGATGGCGATCGCCGGCCAGTCGATCGCGTTCCTCGTCGTGCACCTGCTGCTCGGCTTCCAGGTGCCGCTTGCGGCGGCGGGCGCGGCGATCCTCGCCTCTGCGGTGCTCAACATCGGGCTTTCGACGCTCTATGCGCCGACCGCGCGCCTCGTCGGCGTGGAGGCGCTGCTGCACCTCGCCTTCGACCTGCTCCAGCTCGGCGTCCTCCTCTACCTCACCGGCGGGCTCGCCAACCCGTTCAGCGTGCTGCTCGTCGTGCCGGTGACGATCTCCGCGACGCTGCTCAGCGCGCGCGCCACGGTGGCGCTGATCCTCATCGCGACGGCGATCCTCGGCGTGCTCTGGAAGTGGTCGCTGCCGCTGCCGTGGGCGGGGCCGCCGCCGGCACTGCCGCCGATCTACGTGCTCGCCAGCCTCGTCGCGCTCGGCTTCACCGTGGTCTTCCTCGCCATCTACGTGCTGCGCGTGTCGCTCGACGCGCGGCGCTGGCAGCAGGCGCTCGTCATCACGCAGGCGGTGCTGGAGCGCGAGACGAAGATGTCGGCGCTCGGCGCGCTCGCCGCGGCGTCGGCGCACGAACTCGGCGGCCCGCTCGGCACGATCAGCCTCGTCGCGCGCGACCTCGCCGAGACATTGGAAGGCGACCCCGACTTCGGCGAGGACGTCGCCCTGCTCGACCGGGAGGCGAGGCGCTGTCGCGAGATCATGGCCGATCTCGCGCGGCGCGCGGAGGTGGATGCGCCGTTTCCCCACGTGCCGCTCCGCGTGCTGCTGCACGAGGTCGCGCAGCCCTTCGAGGCGAGCGGCAAGCGCGTGCACGTCGAGGCTCCCGCGACCGTGGTGGCGCGCACGCCCGAGCTGCTGCACGGCCTGCTGAACCTCGTCGACAACGCCGTGCGCCACGCGGCGCACGACGTGCGGATCACGGCGACCACGGATGACGACAGCGTGGCGCTCGAAATCGCCGACGACGGCGCCGGTTTCCCGCCCGAGCTGCTGCCGCAGCTCGGCGAGCCGTACCTCGGCCCGTCGCGCTCGGCGCGCGGCGGCACGGGGCTCGGCATCTTCATCGCCACCACGCTCATCGAGCGCACCGGCGGCCGGGTTGCGTTTCGAAATGCCGCAGGCGGCGGCGCGGTGGTCGAAATCGTCTGGCCGATCGCCTATATCGCGGCAGGAACGGAAGGACAGGCATGA
- the ptsN gene encoding PTS IIA-like nitrogen regulatory protein PtsN yields MFDLVTPRTVHTGLRAGSKKALLQQLAALAAAVVNVPEARIMEVLLERERLGSTGLGGGVAVPHARLPELKTVQGLFAKLDPPIDFDAIDRQPVDLVFMLLAPEDAGADHLKALAQISRMFRDRRLVDKLRGTNNSDALYALLSGVGHSEAA; encoded by the coding sequence ATGTTCGACCTGGTCACACCGCGAACCGTCCACACGGGACTGCGCGCCGGCAGCAAGAAGGCGCTGCTCCAGCAGCTCGCCGCGCTTGCCGCGGCCGTGGTGAACGTGCCCGAGGCGCGGATCATGGAGGTGCTGCTCGAGCGCGAGCGACTCGGCTCCACCGGGCTCGGCGGCGGCGTCGCGGTGCCGCACGCGCGGCTTCCGGAGCTGAAGACCGTGCAGGGCCTGTTCGCGAAGCTCGACCCGCCGATCGACTTCGACGCGATCGACCGCCAGCCCGTCGATCTCGTGTTCATGCTGCTCGCGCCCGAGGACGCCGGCGCCGACCATCTGAAGGCGCTCGCGCAGATCAGCCGCATGTTCCGCGACCGCCGCCTCGTCGACAAGCTGCGCGGCACCAACAATAGTGATGCTCTTTACGCGCTTTTAAGCGGAGTCGGGCATAGCGAAGCAGCATGA
- a CDS encoding ankyrin repeat domain-containing protein, producing the protein MASLRNLAAFLTMFAALSLAAPAAAQFSDRYNFFKAVKDGDVLKVKSLIDQPGSTLIDMRESESGEMALHIVTRRRDVPWMNFLIANGASVNVRDKDGNTPLHVAAQLGFIDGIQTLVRRKADVNAANSRGENPLIVAVQQRNAMVVRELLNAGANPDLADHVAGMSAREYAERDRRATAIVRMFKDNDDKAKADESKADEAKPVTVLPLPNPGN; encoded by the coding sequence ATGGCCAGCCTGCGTAACCTTGCCGCCTTCCTCACGATGTTCGCCGCGCTGTCGCTCGCCGCGCCGGCCGCCGCGCAATTCTCGGACCGCTACAACTTCTTCAAGGCGGTGAAGGACGGCGACGTGCTGAAGGTGAAATCGCTGATCGACCAGCCGGGATCGACGCTGATCGACATGCGCGAGAGCGAATCCGGCGAGATGGCGCTGCACATCGTGACGCGGCGCCGCGACGTGCCGTGGATGAACTTCCTGATCGCCAACGGCGCCAGCGTGAACGTGCGCGACAAGGACGGCAACACGCCGCTGCACGTCGCCGCGCAGCTCGGCTTCATCGACGGCATCCAGACGCTCGTGCGCCGCAAGGCCGACGTGAACGCCGCGAACAGCCGGGGCGAGAACCCGCTGATCGTCGCTGTGCAGCAGAGGAACGCCATGGTGGTGCGCGAGCTGCTGAATGCGGGCGCGAACCCCGATCTCGCCGACCATGTCGCGGGCATGTCAGCGCGCGAATACGCCGAGCGCGACCGCCGCGCCACCGCGATCGTGCGCATGTTCAAGGACAACGACGACAAGGCGAAGGCGGACGAGAGCAAGGCCGACGAGGCGAAGCCGGTCACCGTCCTGCCGCTTCCGAACCCCGGAAACTGA
- a CDS encoding MmcB family DNA repair protein → MSSAALPAETPMIACDVVRGVCRMFHHLGLAALAEVPLRNGRRADVYAVDAKGEIVICEVKVSLADLRGDMKWPDYLDFCDRFFWAVPPHIPAAILDEAAFRPEISGVIVADRFDAAILRTAPASPLPAARRRTEILRFGRLAASRLQRSEDPFFGELS, encoded by the coding sequence ATGAGCTCCGCCGCGCTGCCTGCCGAAACCCCGATGATCGCGTGCGACGTGGTGCGCGGCGTTTGCCGCATGTTCCATCATCTGGGCCTCGCCGCGCTCGCCGAGGTGCCGCTGCGCAACGGCCGCCGCGCGGACGTCTATGCGGTGGACGCGAAGGGCGAAATCGTCATCTGCGAGGTGAAGGTGTCGCTCGCCGATCTGCGCGGCGACATGAAGTGGCCGGACTATCTCGATTTCTGCGACCGCTTCTTCTGGGCGGTGCCGCCGCACATTCCCGCCGCGATCCTCGATGAAGCGGCGTTCCGGCCGGAGATCAGCGGCGTCATCGTCGCCGACCGCTTCGACGCGGCGATCCTGCGGACGGCGCCGGCGAGCCCGCTCCCCGCAGCGCGGCGGCGCACGGAAATCCTGCGCTTCGGGCGGCTCGCCGCGAGCCGCTTGCAGCGGTCGGAGGACCCGTTCTTCGGAGAACTTTCCTAA
- the hpf gene encoding ribosome hibernation-promoting factor, HPF/YfiA family, with translation MDIRVSGQQIDVGSSLTAHVDSSLDAMVQKYGVRATGANVTLKPGPHDAGFVCDILLQLTQGLVLKASDRSMNAAQFAFDGAAQKIDKQIRRYKRRLEDHHRLNGVKDVAFDAEYRVLRAAGEDAEQADESADNPLIVAETRVDIPEASVSDAVMMLDLRHTGALMFRNSSTGAYNMVYRREDGHIGWVEPPAA, from the coding sequence ATGGATATCCGCGTTTCCGGTCAACAGATTGATGTCGGCTCCTCGCTGACCGCGCATGTCGACAGCAGTCTCGATGCGATGGTGCAGAAGTACGGCGTGCGCGCCACCGGCGCGAACGTCACGCTGAAGCCGGGTCCGCACGATGCCGGCTTCGTCTGCGATATCCTGTTGCAGCTGACGCAGGGCCTGGTGCTGAAGGCCTCGGACCGGTCGATGAACGCCGCGCAGTTCGCCTTCGACGGCGCCGCCCAGAAGATCGACAAGCAGATCCGCCGCTACAAGCGCAGGCTGGAGGATCACCACCGGCTGAACGGCGTGAAGGACGTCGCGTTCGATGCCGAATACCGCGTGCTGCGCGCGGCGGGCGAGGACGCGGAACAGGCGGACGAGAGCGCCGACAACCCGCTCATCGTCGCCGAGACCCGCGTCGACATTCCCGAGGCGAGCGTGTCCGACGCCGTGATGATGCTCGACCTCCGGCACACGGGCGCGCTGATGTTCCGCAACAGCAGCACGGGCGCCTACAACATGGTGTACCGCCGCGAGGACGGGCACATCGGCTGGGTGGAACCGCCCGCCGCCTGA
- a CDS encoding DUF1491 family protein has product MRIRTDIWLGALRRRVEAAGGFATVIAKGEPDSGAVLLLLRDSSGTLTALSRVNMGDGKVSWQPIFENREERDPAAQDALEKRRKFDPDLWIIELDVDDPQRFVDKD; this is encoded by the coding sequence ATGCGAATCAGGACCGACATCTGGCTCGGCGCGCTTCGCCGCCGCGTCGAGGCCGCGGGCGGATTCGCCACCGTCATCGCCAAGGGCGAGCCCGATTCGGGTGCCGTCCTGCTGCTGCTGCGCGATTCGTCCGGCACGCTGACGGCGCTTTCCCGCGTCAACATGGGCGACGGCAAGGTCTCGTGGCAGCCGATCTTCGAAAATCGCGAGGAGCGCGACCCGGCGGCGCAGGACGCGCTCGAAAAACGCAGGAAATTCGATCCCGATCTGTGGATTATCGAACTGGATGTCGATGATCCGCAACGTTTTGTCGATAAAGATTAA